In Terriglobales bacterium, the genomic stretch GGTGGACAAGCTGGGCAGCCTGGCAGGAGATTACGCCCACGTGTTCATGGCGGAAGCGCTGCACGATCCGGCTACGGAGGTGCGCAGCGTAGCGGTGGCGGCCATGGGGCGGGCGCGACATCCGGCGGCCATTCCGCTGCTCCTGGAGGAGCTGCGCAAGGCGCTGGAGGAGGGCAACGATGTTTCCTTGCGCTCCACCAAAGCGGCCTTGTGCTCCTACCAGATGAGCGACCTGGAACTGTTCGTGCCCTACGTGCGGCATCCCAACCGACGGCTGCGCTTTTTCGTGGTGGACACGATGCGGGAGATATCCGGGCGCGCGGGCCGGAGCATGCAATTGACGCGGCGCGGATTCCCGGACGAACTGTGCGCGTTGTTGCTGGAGCACTCGGTGAACGACGTGTTCGCCGACGTGCGGGCGCGGAGCGCGGCGCTGGTGGCGCAGTTCCGCGACGCCCAGGCCGCGGATGCGCTGCGCAAGCTGCTGAAGGATGAGAATGAGTTTGTACGCCTGCACACGGTGCGGGTGTGCGGCGACCGCTATTACGGGGACTTGATCCCGGACATCCTGCGCTGCCTGTCGGACTCCAAGTGGCGGGTGCGGGAGGCGGCGGTGGGGACATTGCGGGCCTTCGGCATGTCGGGTTTGAACGAGTTGTTCCGCTACTTCGCGGCGACCTCGGACCGCTACGAGAGCGAGCAGATCGCGGAAGAGATCCAACGCACGGGGATGATCGAGCAACTGGTGACGGCGCTGGCCTCGGGCGGCGAAGGCTCGCGGCTGGCGGATGCGGTGTGCCGCAAGATGGCCACCATGGGCAAGACTTCGCTGCTGCTCAACGCGGTGGCAGCGCGCATCCCGCAAGAGGCGCGCGTTCTC encodes the following:
- a CDS encoding HEAT repeat domain-containing protein — protein: MLLFEDLILITVWLLAAVVIVNLVFLVFVFYRRWARTRYYRTKDEAKERYRRAVADFMALSVGVEPTAQLLRDARSEAEKDGVLDLLREGLAGLAAPRHVSSSSGVRASSSSGRIASSSGRVQSGTGRITSPTIVVGQALERVSELLFALGYVDGWARTAFGRARASELMKRSLNKEKTAVSTEVRKSALNHFRRLRIFCVPRALSVDKLGSLAGDYAHVFMAEALHDPATEVRSVAVAAMGRARHPAAIPLLLEELRKALEEGNDVSLRSTKAALCSYQMSDLELFVPYVRHPNRRLRFFVVDTMREISGRAGRSMQLTRRGFPDELCALLLEHSVNDVFADVRARSAALVAQFRDAQAADALRKLLKDENEFVRLHTVRVCGDRYYGDLIPDILRCLSDSKWRVREAAVGTLRAFGMSGLNELFRYFAATSDRYESEQIAEEIQRTGMIEQLVTALASGGEGSRLADAVCRKMATMGKTSLLLNAVAARIPQEARVLLMDALMVAPTAKYMSILETLAETDGGPVGDKARDLLRQAVSRSGQMSSTSSSGRGFPSGSGSSGRGFPSRG